One part of the Musa acuminata AAA Group cultivar baxijiao chromosome BXJ1-5, Cavendish_Baxijiao_AAA, whole genome shotgun sequence genome encodes these proteins:
- the LOC135675154 gene encoding 23 kDa jasmonate-induced protein-like yields MRIGNGQWGAYLHVKRSATPDGSNAAVVYRGKNDVGDDTDSLLFWDNPWNKASYSNQAYAEINQAGYYDNIDWGVIAGKGSNAGPQYRAAWKGCVSTVVIESGTTAKFEATLTFE; encoded by the exons ATGCGGATTGGTAATGGCCAGTGGGGTGCGTACCTCCACGTCAAACGATCTGCTACACCTGATGGCTCCAATGCAGCTGTTGTGTATCGCGGCAAGAACGATGTTGGAGACGACACTGACTCGCTGCTCTTCTGGGACAACCCCTGGAATAAGGCATCTTACAGCAACCAG GCCTACGCTGAGATCAATCAAGCTGGCTACTACGATAACATCGATTGGGGAGTCATCGCTGGTAAAGGCTCCAACGCCGGCCCCCAGTATCGCGCGGCTTGGAAAGGATGTGTGTCAACCGTCGTGATCGAAAGTGGCACCACTGCCAAATTCGAAGCCACACTTACGTTCGAATAG